The following proteins are encoded in a genomic region of Triticum dicoccoides isolate Atlit2015 ecotype Zavitan chromosome 1B, WEW_v2.0, whole genome shotgun sequence:
- the LOC119344316 gene encoding pentatricopeptide repeat-containing protein At4g14050, mitochondrial-like, whose protein sequence is MLSPAAAVVAAVRAAGGSPTAVRRAHARLLKDGLALHPPAPSLLVSAYAKCRLLPDARRVFDESPRRDLHLYSSLLTAVSNSDAPYLVLPIIRRMLSADVLQPDHFVLASIASASARLRSLSLGKQLHGHFVASPYSGDDVVKSSLIDMYCKCGFPDDARKVFDSMSAKNNVVWTALVSGYASNGYTDEALELFRSMPGRGLFAWTALVSGFVRAGESVSAVELFVEMRRDAITIDDAFVLSAVTGGAADLAALVLGRQLHGLSMRLGFLSSMMVGNALVDMYSKCSDIHSAREVFEEITVRDIISWTTMIVGEAQHGRAGEAFALYDRMILSGVKPNEVTFVGLIYACSHAGLVQKGRQLFDSVKREYDINPGLQLYTCYLDLLSRSGHLSEAEELITTMPYEPDEAAWGALLSACKKHNDAEMCVRVADNLLELGPKYPSTCVLLSNVYAVNGKWGSVSTVRKLMANMKINKEPGYSWVEVGRESRLFHAGEVPVDMREEILVFLEELVSEMRRRGYVPDTSSVMHDLEEHEKEHHLFLHSERLAVAFGILKSLPGSVIRVVKNLRVCGDCHTVMKLISEIFQRKIIVRDATRFHHFEGGKCSCGEFW, encoded by the coding sequence ATgctctcccccgccgccgccgttgtaGCCGCCGTCCGCGCCGCGGGCGGGTCACCGACGGCCGTACGCCGCGCCCACGCGCGTCTCCTCAAGGATGGCCTGGCGCTGCACCCTCCCGCGCCGTCCCTTCTCGTCTCCGCCTACGCCAAGTGCCGTCTCCTCCCCGACGCCCGCAGGGTGTTCGACGAAAGCCCGCGCCGGGACCTCCACCTCTACTCGTCGCTCCTCACCGCCGTCTCCAACTCCGATGCTCCTTACCTCGTGCTCCCGATCATACGTCGCATGCTCTCTGCTGACGTCCTCCAGCCCGACCACTTCGTCCTCGCCTCCATCGCCAGCGCCTCCGCCAGGTTGCGAAGCCTCAGTCTTGGTAAGCAGCTCCATGGACACTTCGTTGCTTCCCCGTATAGCGGAGACGATGTCGTCAAGTCTTCTCTGATCGATATGTACTGTAAATGTGGTTTTCCGGATGATGCCAGGAAGGTCTTTGATAGTATGAGTGCCAAGAACAACGTCGTGTGGACTGCACTTGTTTCTGGGTACGCGTCGAACGGCTAtactgacgaggcgctggagctctTCCGGAGCATGCCTGGACGCGGCCTCTTTGCATGGACTGCGCTCGTATCAGGATTTGTAAGAGCTGGCGAGAGTGTTAGCGCGGTGGAGCTGTTTGTTGAGATGAGGCGGGATGCCATCACTATTGATGATGCATTTGTGTTGTCAGCTGTAACTGGTGGGGCTGCTGACCTGGCTGCGCTTGTTCTGGGTAGGCAGTTGCATGGTTTGTCCATGAGGCTTGGGTTCTTGTCCAGCATGATGGTTGGGAATGCATTGGTTGACATGTACTCCAAATGTAGCGATATACACTCCGCTAGAGAAGTATTTGAAGAGATTACAGTGCGTGATATCATCTCGTGGACGACAATGATTGTTGGAGAGGCTCAGCATGGTCGAGCAGGGGAGGCTTTTGCTCTTTATGACCGGATGATTCTTTCAGGAGTGAAGCCCAATGAGGTGACATTTGTTGGGTTGATCTACGCATGTAGCCACGCTGGTCTTGTTCAGAAAGGTCGGCAACTGTTTGACTCAGTGAAGCGGGAGTATGACATCAACCCTGGATTACAACTCTATACATGCTACCTAGATCTTCTTAGTCGCTCGGGCCATTTATCAGAAGCTGAAGAACTCATCACTACGATGCCATATGAGCCAGATGAAGCTGCTTGGGGGGCCCTCTTGAGCGCGTGCAAGAAACACAACGATGCTGAAATGTGTGTCAGGGTTGCTGATAATCTGTTAGAGCTGGGACCAAAATATCCTTCAACATGTGTCTTGTTATCTAATGTCTATGCAGTGAATGGCAAATGGGGGTCTGTGAGCACGGTGAGAAAACTCATGGCTAATATGAAGATAAATAAAGAGCCTGGGTATAGCTGGGTTGAAGTTGGAAGAGAATCTCGTCTGTTTCATGCTGGGGAAGTGCCGGTTGATATGAGAGAAGAAATTCTAGTTTTTCTCGAGGAATTAGTCTCGGAGATGCGCCGAAGGGGCTATGTCCCTGATACCAGTTCTGTGATGCATGATCTGGAGGAGCATGAAAAGGAGCACCATCTTTTCTTGCACAGTGAGAGGCTGGCTGTTGCCTTTGGAATCCTCAAGTCTCTTCCGGGGTCGGTGATCCGGGTGGTGAAGAACCTCCGGGTCTGTGGGGACTGCCATACAGTGATGAAGTTAATTAGTGAAATTTTCCAGAGGAAGATTATTGTGAGAGACGCTACTCGTTTCCACCATTTTGAAGGTGGGAAGTGCTCTTGTGGTGAATTCTGGTAG
- the LOC119307343 gene encoding uncharacterized protein LOC119307343, whose translation MLPRSQMAIQLTLLLISCSLYSMYSSSSFSTSSSLALLVLVISTCLSLLFSNLRQLMRTSSHKTSMEVVAHQEKSTVPQDEVSEDAPVDSAGSLSGSSDCQVSEEWTDEVSVSDDDDESLIEISLVDGYYVGQEEQCLWKKEQDLLVDFLPEFVLDRRDFIDILSEISEEENMIEIDIARGSIKCANFSVKA comes from the coding sequence ATGCTTCCCAGATCCCAAATGGCCATACAACTCACGCTTCTACTCATTTCGTGTAGCCTTTACAGTATGtattcctcttcttctttctccacGTCCTCCTCTCTTGCATTGCTGGTGCTGGTTATCTCCACCTGCCTCTCCTTGCTCTTCTCGAACCTCAGACAACTGATGAGAACCAGCAGCCACAAAACTTCCATGGAGGTGGTTGCTCATCAGGAGAAGAGCACTGTGCCACAAGATGAGGTGTCCGAGGATGCGCCGGTGGATTCGGCTGGAAGCCTGTCAGGGTCGTCAGATTGCCAGGTGAGTGAAGAGTGGACTGATGAAGTCTCGGTGTCTGACGACGACGACGAGAGTCTTATTGAGATCTCCCTTGTTGATGGGTACTATGTGGGGCAAGAGGAGCAATGCCTCTGGAAGAAGGAGCAAGACCTCCTCGTTGACTTCCTGCCGGAGTTCGTTCTCGACAGGAGGGACTTCATAGACATCTTGTCGGAGATCAGTGAGGAGGAAAACATGATCGAGATTGACATTGCAAGGGGCTCCATCAAGTGCGCAAACTTCAGCGTCAAAGCATGA